One Paracoccus sp. TOH DNA segment encodes these proteins:
- a CDS encoding 2Fe-2S iron-sulfur cluster-binding protein, whose protein sequence is MTNRLGSGWGSRIDRGRALAFTFEGRRVAGHPGDTIASALAANGEWVLSRSFKYHRPRGILTMCGQDANTLVQIGEEPNVRADLRLASDGIAVTPQNVKGSLRRDRGQIIERFGRFLPVGFYYRTFFGPRRSSWLKLWEPMIRASAGLGTVSTDAAPRRYVKETRHCDVLVVGGGPAGLAAAIRAAEAGAGVILVEKEPELGGALTYARFAADAGLGARHLSALRDRALALPGVSVMTGATCNGRFADNWLPVISGDRLVRIRAAELVLATGAHEQPLVFRNNDLPGIMLSSAAQRLMRHYAVRPGQRAVVYAGDRDGYLAALDLDDAGVRIAAIVDPEIEDRDGLSEELARRGLPVMRGRTLTEAKAGPGGLHLQSVEVQDAAGTRKRLDCDLLVVAGGYTPGYQLALHAGARLASDDTGTRFSITDVPAHLHLAGAAAGLSDLDGVIASGEAAGLRAAAALGLTPAPEGAVPAACAWRRSAPVEPHPKGRDFVDFDEDLQVKDIENAVADGYRELELVKRYSTVGMGPSQGRHAALPTARIVARKTARSLAEVGITTSRPPFGPEKLGLLADTTPERYRHTALHPCHVQAGARMMPVGAWWRPFVYPGSEPPAEAILREIRAVREDVGMLDVSTLGKLELRGRDAAAFLDRIYTMAHAGQPVGRVRYCLALNEMGSILDDGVAFRMSEQHFYVTATTGAVDRLFAEMTLQKAIWGMQVDIQNVTAAFAAINLTGPKARAVLQGLAGDIDFSREAFGFLDGREGMLAGSPVRVMRIGFTGELSYEIHLPQSHAVGMWQALAAAGADLGLRPYGLEASRILRLEKGHIIIGQDTDALSTPDQLGMGWALSRKKPFYTGKAAVEARRALGETRQLCGFVLEGGNAAEVGESALVLHDGQPVGHVTSFGHSPSVGKWIGLAYAPPEQAVPGAQIRIKGFSGTEVSAAVVALPFYDPTNARQEI, encoded by the coding sequence ATGACGAACAGACTTGGCAGCGGCTGGGGAAGCCGCATCGACCGGGGCCGCGCCCTGGCCTTCACCTTCGAGGGCCGCCGCGTCGCCGGCCATCCGGGCGACACCATCGCCAGCGCGCTGGCCGCGAATGGCGAATGGGTGCTGTCGCGCTCGTTCAAGTATCACCGGCCGCGCGGCATCCTGACCATGTGTGGGCAGGACGCGAACACCCTGGTCCAGATCGGAGAGGAGCCGAATGTCCGCGCCGACCTGCGGCTGGCGTCCGACGGCATCGCCGTGACGCCGCAGAACGTCAAGGGCAGCCTGCGCCGCGACCGCGGACAGATCATCGAACGCTTTGGCCGCTTCCTGCCGGTTGGCTTCTACTATCGCACCTTCTTCGGACCCCGCCGGTCGAGCTGGCTGAAACTGTGGGAGCCGATGATCCGCGCCTCTGCCGGGCTTGGCACGGTCAGCACCGATGCCGCGCCCCGGCGCTATGTCAAGGAAACCCGGCATTGCGACGTGCTGGTCGTGGGCGGCGGTCCCGCAGGGCTTGCCGCCGCGATCCGCGCGGCCGAGGCCGGGGCCGGGGTGATCCTGGTCGAAAAGGAGCCGGAACTGGGCGGGGCCCTGACCTATGCCCGCTTCGCAGCGGACGCGGGCCTGGGCGCCCGGCACCTGTCCGCGCTGCGGGACAGGGCCCTTGCCCTGCCGGGCGTTTCGGTGATGACCGGCGCGACCTGCAACGGCCGCTTTGCCGACAACTGGCTGCCGGTGATCAGCGGCGACCGGCTGGTGCGCATCCGGGCGGCCGAACTGGTGCTGGCCACCGGCGCGCATGAGCAGCCGCTGGTGTTTCGCAACAACGATCTGCCGGGGATCATGCTGTCTTCGGCCGCGCAGCGCCTGATGCGGCATTACGCGGTGCGGCCGGGCCAGCGGGCGGTCGTCTATGCGGGCGACCGCGACGGCTATCTCGCCGCGCTGGACCTCGACGATGCCGGCGTCAGGATCGCCGCCATCGTCGACCCCGAGATCGAGGACCGCGACGGCCTGTCCGAGGAACTGGCGCGCCGCGGCCTGCCGGTCATGCGCGGCCGCACCCTGACTGAGGCCAAGGCCGGTCCCGGCGGGCTGCACCTGCAGTCGGTCGAGGTCCAGGACGCCGCCGGCACGCGCAAGCGGCTCGATTGCGACCTGCTGGTCGTGGCGGGGGGCTATACGCCGGGCTACCAGCTTGCGCTTCATGCCGGGGCGCGCCTTGCCTCGGACGACACCGGAACCCGATTCTCGATCACCGACGTGCCGGCGCATCTGCATCTGGCCGGCGCGGCGGCCGGGCTGTCCGATCTGGACGGCGTCATCGCCAGCGGCGAGGCGGCAGGGCTTCGCGCGGCCGCCGCGCTTGGCCTGACCCCCGCCCCCGAAGGCGCCGTGCCCGCTGCATGCGCGTGGCGCCGCAGCGCGCCGGTCGAGCCGCATCCCAAGGGCCGCGATTTCGTGGATTTCGACGAGGACCTGCAGGTCAAGGACATCGAGAACGCCGTCGCCGACGGCTATCGCGAGCTTGAACTGGTCAAGCGCTATTCGACCGTCGGCATGGGCCCTTCGCAGGGCCGGCACGCGGCGCTGCCGACGGCGCGGATCGTGGCGCGCAAGACCGCCCGCAGCCTGGCCGAGGTCGGCATCACCACCTCGCGCCCGCCCTTCGGCCCGGAAAAGCTGGGCCTGCTGGCCGATACGACGCCGGAACGCTATCGCCACACCGCGCTGCACCCCTGCCACGTGCAGGCGGGCGCCAGGATGATGCCGGTCGGCGCCTGGTGGCGGCCCTTCGTCTATCCGGGCAGCGAGCCGCCCGCCGAGGCGATCCTGCGCGAGATCCGTGCCGTGCGCGAGGACGTGGGCATGCTCGACGTCTCGACGCTGGGCAAGCTCGAGCTTCGGGGCCGCGACGCGGCTGCCTTCCTCGACCGCATCTATACCATGGCCCATGCCGGCCAGCCGGTCGGGCGGGTGCGCTATTGCCTGGCCCTGAACGAGATGGGCTCGATCCTGGACGACGGCGTGGCCTTCCGCATGTCCGAGCAGCATTTCTACGTCACCGCCACCACCGGCGCGGTCGATCGCCTTTTTGCCGAGATGACGCTGCAAAAGGCGATCTGGGGCATGCAGGTCGATATCCAGAACGTCACCGCAGCCTTTGCCGCGATCAACCTGACCGGACCGAAGGCGCGGGCGGTCTTGCAGGGACTGGCCGGCGACATCGACTTCTCGCGCGAGGCCTTCGGCTTTCTCGACGGGCGCGAGGGGATGCTGGCAGGCAGCCCGGTTCGCGTCATGCGCATCGGCTTCACGGGCGAGCTGAGCTATGAGATCCACCTGCCGCAATCCCATGCCGTCGGCATGTGGCAGGCGCTGGCCGCCGCGGGTGCCGACCTGGGGCTGCGGCCCTATGGCCTTGAGGCATCGCGGATCCTGCGGCTGGAAAAGGGCCATATCATCATCGGCCAGGACACGGACGCACTGTCGACGCCGGATCAACTGGGCATGGGCTGGGCGCTGTCGCGCAAGAAGCCGTTCTACACCGGCAAGGCCGCGGTCGAGGCGCGCCGCGCCCTGGGCGAGACGCGGCAGCTTTGCGGCTTCGTGCTGGAGGGCGGGAATGCCGCCGAGGTCGGGGAATCCGCATTGGTGCTGCACGATGGCCAGCCCGTCGGGCATGTCACCTCGTTCGGCCATTCGCCCTCGGTCGGCAAATGGATCGGGTTGGCCTATGCGCCGCCCGAACAGGCGGTGCCCGGCGCGCAAATCCGCATCAAGGGCTTTTCCGGCACCGAGGTTTCGGCCGCCGTCGTGGCCCTGCCCTTCTATGACCCGACCAATGCCCGGCAGGAGATCTGA
- a CDS encoding aspartate dehydrogenase domain-containing protein yields the protein MRIGIIGAGTIGKTIIRDLQRRGDVAIDFVLVRETARADWLDLPPATFISDESEALARGVDLIVETAMPELVARLAPRALERSDFCAFSGTALADAAVERAIRDAAAASGRRFFVPHGAVLALDGLEDGRELLQSVTITTTKSGKSLGLDPDAQGLVFEGTAREACKRFPRNVNVHAAIALAGIGLDRTVSRIVAVPGQQENEHRIEIRGEGLEWTLEIASRSLGGVTGSYTPHSAAGSVRRILGGSGIRMA from the coding sequence ATGCGCATCGGTATCATCGGGGCGGGCACGATCGGCAAGACGATCATCCGCGACCTTCAGCGGCGGGGTGACGTGGCCATCGACTTCGTGCTGGTGCGCGAGACGGCGCGGGCCGACTGGCTGGACCTGCCGCCCGCGACCTTCATCAGCGACGAGAGCGAGGCGCTGGCCCGCGGCGTCGACCTGATCGTCGAAACCGCCATGCCCGAACTGGTGGCGCGGCTGGCGCCCCGCGCGCTGGAGCGCTCGGATTTCTGCGCCTTCAGCGGCACGGCGCTGGCCGACGCGGCAGTCGAGCGCGCGATCCGCGATGCGGCTGCCGCCAGCGGCCGGCGCTTCTTCGTGCCGCATGGCGCCGTGCTGGCGCTGGACGGGCTGGAGGACGGGCGCGAATTGCTGCAATCGGTCACCATCACCACGACGAAAAGCGGCAAGAGCCTTGGCCTCGACCCCGATGCCCAAGGGCTCGTCTTCGAGGGCACGGCGCGCGAGGCCTGCAAGCGCTTCCCCCGCAACGTCAACGTCCATGCCGCGATCGCGCTGGCCGGGATCGGGCTCGACCGGACCGTCAGCCGCATCGTCGCCGTGCCCGGCCAGCAGGAGAACGAGCACCGCATCGAGATCCGCGGCGAGGGGCTGGAATGGACCCTCGAGATCGCCTCGCGCTCGCTGGGCGGGGTCACGGGGTCCTACACGCCCCATTCTGCGGCAGGCTCGGTCCGGCGCATCCTGGGCGGCAGCGGCATCAGGATGGCCTGA
- a CDS encoding amino acid ABC transporter ATP-binding protein: MTQWTAEQPIVSIRDVHKSYGQVEVLRGISMDIMKGEVICIIGPSGSGKSTLIRCINALNDIQAGSIQVEGQEVHDAKLDKLALRRKVGMVFQQYNLFPHKTALQNVMMAPIKVLRENPAEVEARAKALLKKVRLEGKENHYPGELSGGQQQRVAIARSLAMRPDVMLFDEVTAALDPETVKEVLVTIKDLAADGMTCILVTHEMGFAREVADHIYFTDRGVIVEHGAPAEFFTNAQDPRTRAFLDQVL, from the coding sequence ATGACGCAATGGACTGCCGAACAGCCGATCGTCAGCATCCGCGACGTTCACAAATCCTATGGCCAGGTCGAGGTCCTGCGCGGGATCAGCATGGACATCATGAAGGGCGAGGTGATCTGCATCATCGGCCCGTCCGGCTCGGGCAAATCGACGCTGATCCGCTGCATCAATGCGCTGAACGACATCCAGGCCGGCTCGATCCAGGTCGAGGGGCAAGAGGTGCATGACGCCAAGCTGGACAAGCTGGCGTTGCGCCGCAAGGTCGGCATGGTCTTCCAGCAATACAACCTGTTCCCGCACAAGACCGCGCTGCAGAACGTGATGATGGCCCCGATCAAGGTGCTGCGGGAAAATCCGGCCGAGGTCGAGGCGCGGGCCAAGGCGCTGCTGAAGAAGGTCCGGCTGGAGGGGAAAGAGAACCACTATCCCGGCGAGCTGTCCGGCGGCCAGCAGCAGCGCGTCGCCATTGCCCGTTCGCTGGCGATGCGGCCCGACGTCATGCTGTTCGACGAGGTGACGGCCGCACTCGACCCCGAGACGGTCAAGGAGGTGCTGGTGACGATCAAGGATCTTGCGGCCGATGGCATGACCTGCATCCTGGTCACGCATGAGATGGGCTTTGCCCGCGAGGTGGCAGACCACATCTACTTCACCGACCGCGGTGTGATCGTCGAACATGGCGCGCCAGCCGAGTTCTTCACCAATGCCCAGGATCCGAGGACACGCGCCTTTCTGGATCAGGTTCTCTAG